A genome region from Acidimicrobiales bacterium includes the following:
- a CDS encoding crotonase/enoyl-CoA hydratase family protein — translation MSKTASTADDGASRVTVSIDGAVADVRLNRPSKLNAVDPAMFRALVDTGAALRADRSVRAIVLSGEGRGFCAGLDLSSFAAMAGGDRTRSDSGDTDDRAPDAVGPSTILDRGDRITSLGQQAAYTWTEQPAPVIAAITGPALGAGLQIALAADIRFIAPDATMSVLEIRWGLVPDMTGTQMLPRLVGLDVAKELAFTGRMVDGRECVELGLATHLSEDPKGAAMELASEIAAKSPHAIRGAKRLVNMAGQAPLAEGFAAEAETMAALIGSANNAEAVRAYFEQRAPDFQD, via the coding sequence ATGAGCAAGACCGCCAGCACCGCAGACGACGGGGCGTCCCGGGTCACCGTGTCGATCGACGGTGCGGTGGCCGATGTGCGCCTGAACCGCCCGTCGAAGCTCAACGCGGTCGACCCGGCGATGTTCCGGGCGTTGGTCGACACCGGTGCAGCCCTCCGAGCCGACCGCTCGGTTCGGGCCATCGTGCTGTCGGGGGAGGGGCGCGGGTTCTGTGCCGGCCTCGACCTGTCGAGCTTCGCGGCGATGGCCGGCGGAGATCGCACCCGCTCCGACTCGGGGGACACCGACGACCGGGCCCCCGATGCTGTCGGCCCGAGCACCATCCTCGATCGGGGGGATCGCATCACGTCGTTGGGTCAGCAGGCCGCCTACACCTGGACCGAGCAGCCGGCGCCGGTGATCGCCGCGATCACCGGTCCGGCGTTGGGTGCGGGCTTGCAGATCGCGCTGGCCGCAGACATCCGCTTCATCGCTCCCGACGCGACGATGAGCGTGCTCGAGATCCGATGGGGTCTGGTACCCGACATGACCGGCACCCAGATGCTGCCGCGGTTGGTCGGCCTCGACGTGGCCAAGGAGCTCGCCTTCACCGGGCGGATGGTCGATGGCCGCGAGTGTGTCGAGCTCGGCCTTGCCACCCACCTGAGCGAGGACCCGAAGGGGGCAGCGATGGAGCTGGCCAGTGAGATCGCCGCCAAGAGCCCCCACGCGATCCGTGGCGCCAAGCGGCTGGTCAACATGGCAGGGCAAGCCCCGTTGGCCGAGGGTTTCGCGGCCGAGGCCGAGACCATGGCCGCGCTCATCGGCTCGGCGAACAACGCCGAGGCCGTCAGGGCCTACTTCGAGCAGCGGGCACCCGACTTCCAGGACTGA
- a CDS encoding lytic murein transglycosylase, whose protein sequence is MDTHPFLLRCLRGSRHRARVTTAAAAVVALLASAAPGAAQAVPDEGLIDRVLADPESEIGPPDPLGSESALEEARALLPESVREVPAVGVAVEDAEAEIRSLEATIRTNRAVRNQASTDLDRLEGERQGHRTQISAMTGRRRSAGQRAAQLRDELGALAVAAYVGAGDPAPGLGIGLDPTAVAETGRQRVMMEAVDTTLRERLALAEAEVTFLGRQIDHTQDDLIRVREEIEVNTQRRDDAIEELAVAEPALPGAQERFSEVFMTSRVEGADFTVVALDAYRTAAGVVNAELPSCAVPWSVLAGIGRVESRHGHYGRSTVRADGTTTRRITGIALDGADGILRIPDTDGGALDGDPVFDRAVGPMQFIPSTWRMVRRDGDGDGRMDPHNLYDAAAAAAAYLCRSHSRLDRPASLNRALLSYNRSQSYVSSVLSHRLSYDRLGLPLGGDHDN, encoded by the coding sequence ATGGACACCCATCCCTTCCTCCTCCGCTGCCTCCGCGGCAGTCGCCATCGGGCACGCGTGACCACCGCCGCCGCCGCGGTGGTCGCGCTGCTCGCCTCCGCTGCCCCTGGCGCTGCCCAAGCGGTACCCGACGAGGGCCTGATCGACAGGGTGCTGGCCGACCCCGAGTCCGAGATCGGTCCCCCCGACCCGCTGGGCTCCGAATCGGCGCTCGAGGAGGCACGAGCCCTTCTACCGGAGTCGGTTCGCGAGGTCCCGGCCGTCGGGGTCGCCGTCGAGGACGCCGAAGCCGAGATCCGCTCGCTGGAGGCGACGATCCGCACCAACCGCGCCGTCCGGAACCAGGCCTCGACCGACCTCGACCGCCTCGAGGGTGAGCGGCAGGGCCACCGCACCCAGATCTCTGCCATGACCGGGCGCCGCCGCTCGGCCGGTCAGCGGGCCGCCCAGCTGCGAGACGAGCTCGGGGCGCTGGCCGTGGCCGCCTATGTCGGGGCCGGTGACCCCGCGCCCGGGCTCGGGATCGGACTCGACCCGACCGCCGTGGCCGAGACCGGACGGCAACGGGTGATGATGGAGGCGGTGGACACCACGCTTCGCGAGCGCTTGGCGCTCGCCGAAGCCGAGGTCACCTTCCTCGGTCGCCAGATCGACCACACCCAGGATGATCTGATCCGAGTGCGCGAGGAGATCGAGGTCAACACCCAGCGACGCGATGACGCCATCGAGGAGCTGGCGGTCGCCGAGCCGGCGCTGCCCGGAGCCCAGGAACGCTTCAGCGAGGTGTTCATGACCTCGCGGGTCGAGGGCGCCGACTTCACCGTCGTCGCCCTCGACGCCTACCGCACCGCCGCCGGTGTGGTCAACGCGGAGCTACCGAGCTGTGCGGTGCCGTGGTCCGTGCTCGCCGGCATCGGCCGCGTCGAGAGTCGCCACGGCCACTACGGCCGCTCCACGGTGCGAGCCGACGGCACCACCACCCGGCGCATCACCGGCATCGCGCTCGACGGAGCCGACGGCATCCTTCGCATCCCAGACACCGACGGTGGCGCCCTCGACGGCGACCCGGTGTTCGACCGGGCGGTCGGTCCGATGCAGTTCATCCCCTCGACCTGGCGCATGGTTCGCCGCGACGGCGACGGCGACGGTCGGATGGATCCCCACAACCTCTATGACGCCGCCGCCGCAGCCGCTGCCTACCTGTGCCGCTCGCACAGCCGGCTCGACCGTCCAGCCTCGCTCAACCGCGCGCTGCTGTCCTACAACCGCTCCCAGTCGTATGTGAGCTCGGTGCTCAGCCACCGTCTCTCCTACGACCGTCTGGGACTGCCCCTCGGAGGCGACCATGACAATTGA
- a CDS encoding ABC transporter ATP-binding protein, with product MNRRRSVSTLEPRLQSDSAHLLEVRDLKTHFITPLGRVRAVDGVSFDLERGKTLGIVGESGSGKTVLSRSVMNLLPRSNVVRDGSVVFEGRDITRLSPKAMRDIWGIEVAMVFQDPMTSLNPVVKVGRQITESLRFHLDLNKQEARDTAIALLHSVNIPEPEKRIDEYPHQLSGGMRQRVTIAIALACGPKLLMADEPTTALDVTVQAQILELLARQQRERDMGMVLVTHDLGVVAGRTDEIIVMYGGKVVEKAPTPVLFAHMRMPYTEALLNSIPRLESRSHTRLKVIGGRPPDLINPPKGCTFSPRCPYAQPKCHEEEPPLVEADSPGHQFACWFPVGTPENRAAFERNIEVGLPQTLVTLEENPTEASHGR from the coding sequence ATGAACCGTCGTCGCTCGGTCTCCACACTCGAGCCCCGGTTGCAGAGCGACAGCGCGCACCTGCTCGAGGTGCGCGACCTCAAGACGCACTTCATCACCCCGCTCGGTCGGGTGCGTGCCGTCGACGGGGTCAGCTTCGATCTCGAGCGGGGCAAGACCCTCGGCATCGTCGGCGAATCCGGCTCGGGGAAGACGGTGCTGTCGCGGTCGGTCATGAACCTGCTTCCGCGCAGCAACGTGGTCCGCGACGGCAGCGTGGTCTTCGAAGGCCGCGACATCACCAGGCTGAGCCCCAAGGCGATGCGCGACATCTGGGGCATCGAGGTCGCCATGGTCTTCCAGGACCCGATGACCTCGCTCAACCCGGTGGTCAAGGTCGGTCGCCAGATCACCGAGTCGCTCCGCTTCCACCTCGACCTCAACAAGCAGGAGGCCCGCGACACCGCCATCGCCCTCCTGCACTCGGTCAACATTCCCGAGCCCGAGAAGCGCATCGACGAGTATCCGCACCAGCTCTCGGGTGGGATGCGACAGCGCGTCACGATCGCCATCGCACTGGCGTGTGGCCCCAAGCTGTTGATGGCGGACGAACCGACGACCGCCCTCGACGTCACGGTGCAGGCCCAGATCCTCGAGTTGCTGGCCAGGCAGCAGCGCGAGCGTGACATGGGCATGGTCCTGGTGACCCACGATCTCGGTGTGGTTGCCGGTCGGACCGATGAGATCATCGTGATGTACGGCGGGAAGGTGGTCGAGAAGGCGCCGACCCCGGTGCTGTTCGCCCACATGCGGATGCCCTACACCGAGGCGTTGCTGAACTCGATCCCCCGCCTCGAGAGTCGCAGTCACACACGGCTCAAGGTGATCGGCGGACGTCCGCCCGACCTCATCAACCCGCCGAAGGGGTGCACGTTCAGTCCACGGTGCCCCTACGCCCAACCGAAGTGCCACGAGGAGGAACCCCCGCTCGTCGAAGCCGACTCGCCCGGGCACCAGTTCGCCTGCTGGTTCCCCGTCGGGACCCCCGAGAATCGGGCCGCCTTCGAGCGCAACATCGAGGTCGGGCTCCCGCAGACCCTCGTGACCCTGGAAGAGAACCCGACGGAGGCTTCACATGGCCGGTAG
- a CDS encoding oligopeptide/dipeptide ABC transporter ATP-binding protein: MAGSGTAHLRTDQDPLISVEHLTVEFPLKKGLKVHAVSDISFDILEGETLGLVGESGCGKSTTGRALMQLPRPTSGTVTFRGQDMTELDAEAIRRLRPEIQMIFQDPISSLNPRRRIGDVIAEPLAIWGRGDAKERAKVVDHVLASVGLNPEVARTKRAHEFSGGQCQRISIARALVLDPKVIICDEPVSALDVSVQAQILNLLEDMKAEYQLTLVFIAHDLAVVKNVSDRVAVMYLGKMCEVGRPDTIYERPAHPYTEALLTSIPVPDPTVSPESRDTIKGELPSPIMPPSGCRFRTRCPRAEDRCAQIEPTMRRVGDDHWAACHYPLIPVVEEPAATT, encoded by the coding sequence ATGGCCGGTAGCGGCACCGCACACCTGCGCACTGACCAGGACCCGCTGATCAGCGTCGAGCACCTCACCGTGGAGTTCCCGTTGAAGAAGGGGCTCAAGGTCCACGCCGTGTCCGACATCAGCTTCGACATCCTCGAGGGCGAGACGCTCGGGCTGGTGGGCGAGTCCGGGTGTGGCAAGTCGACGACGGGCCGCGCGCTGATGCAGCTTCCCCGCCCCACCAGCGGCACCGTGACCTTCCGCGGCCAGGACATGACCGAGCTCGACGCCGAAGCGATCCGGCGGTTGCGTCCCGAGATCCAGATGATCTTTCAGGACCCCATCTCATCGCTCAACCCCCGCCGGCGCATCGGTGATGTCATCGCCGAACCTCTCGCCATCTGGGGTCGCGGCGACGCCAAGGAGCGAGCGAAGGTCGTCGACCACGTTCTGGCATCGGTAGGCCTCAATCCCGAGGTCGCCAGGACCAAGCGGGCCCACGAGTTCTCCGGCGGTCAGTGCCAGCGCATCTCCATCGCCCGGGCCCTCGTGCTCGACCCCAAGGTGATCATCTGTGACGAACCGGTGTCCGCGCTCGACGTGTCGGTGCAGGCCCAGATCCTCAACCTGCTCGAGGACATGAAGGCCGAGTACCAGCTGACCCTCGTCTTCATCGCCCACGACCTGGCGGTGGTCAAGAACGTCAGCGACCGCGTCGCGGTGATGTATCTCGGAAAGATGTGCGAGGTCGGACGACCCGACACCATCTACGAACGCCCCGCCCATCCCTACACCGAAGCGCTCCTCACCTCGATCCCGGTTCCGGACCCCACGGTGAGCCCCGAATCCCGCGACACGATCAAGGGGGAGCTGCCCTCGCCGATCATGCCGCCCAGCGGCTGTCGGTTCCGCACTCGGTGCCCTCGTGCCGAGGATCGGTGCGCCCAGATCGAACCCACGATGCGCCGGGTCGGTGATGATCACTGGGCGGCATGCCACTACCCCCTCATCCCGGTCGTCGAGGAGCCCGCCGCCACGACCTGA
- a CDS encoding TetR/AcrR family transcriptional regulator: MTQRRGGRTRLAPELRRAQIVEAAIEVIAGREPSEVTFEEIADAAGVSRALVYNYFGDRGGLVGAACMRAFDQLDHAITPAFDPALRPAEQAREWIRLCLVFARDHPGPWAMISSSAASKHPAVQQARRRRLEGLTRRWGGTDQARIITAAIGGLLNTAITEHEAMGRPLELDQLVDLLSVLAWKGLSPLIPSGLATISPTDDIEPTDRV; this comes from the coding sequence ATGACCCAACGGCGGGGTGGTCGCACCAGGCTCGCTCCCGAACTGCGCCGCGCCCAGATCGTCGAGGCAGCCATCGAGGTCATCGCCGGTCGTGAACCGTCCGAGGTGACCTTCGAGGAGATCGCCGACGCTGCCGGGGTGTCGCGGGCCCTGGTCTACAACTACTTCGGCGACCGCGGCGGGCTGGTCGGCGCCGCATGCATGAGGGCCTTCGACCAGCTCGACCACGCCATCACACCGGCGTTCGATCCGGCGCTGCGCCCGGCCGAACAGGCCAGGGAGTGGATCCGACTGTGCCTGGTCTTCGCCCGGGACCACCCGGGGCCGTGGGCCATGATCAGCTCGTCGGCGGCCAGCAAGCATCCGGCGGTCCAACAAGCACGTCGGCGGCGCCTCGAAGGGCTCACCCGCAGGTGGGGTGGGACCGACCAAGCCCGCATCATCACTGCGGCGATCGGCGGGCTGTTGAACACCGCCATCACCGAGCACGAAGCGATGGGCCGACCGCTCGAGCTCGATCAGTTGGTCGACCTGCTGAGCGTCCTTGCCTGGAAGGGCTTGTCGCCCCTCATCCCCAGTGGTCTGGCCACCATCTCCCCCACAGACGACATCGAACCCACCGACCGGGTGTGA
- a CDS encoding peptidylprolyl isomerase, with translation MATPPDMTINTDALYRIAITTPKGDISLELDPDLAPVTVNNFVHLAREGFYDGLTFHRVVPGFVIQGGCPDGDGRGNPGYRFDDEPVKGDYHLGAVAMANAGPNTNGSQFFICIDNLKGRLDKNYNYFGKVTDGMDVALTIEVGDTMEQVQVTEVPKA, from the coding sequence ATGGCCACTCCTCCTGACATGACCATCAACACCGACGCCCTCTACCGCATCGCCATCACCACGCCCAAGGGCGACATCTCACTCGAGCTCGACCCCGACCTGGCACCGGTCACGGTGAACAACTTCGTCCACCTCGCTCGCGAGGGCTTCTACGACGGTCTCACCTTCCATCGGGTCGTCCCCGGCTTCGTGATCCAGGGTGGATGCCCCGACGGCGACGGACGGGGCAACCCCGGCTACCGATTCGACGACGAACCGGTCAAGGGCGACTATCACCTCGGTGCGGTGGCCATGGCCAACGCCGGTCCCAACACCAACGGATCGCAGTTCTTCATCTGCATCGACAACCTCAAGGGTCGGCTCGACAAGAACTACAACTACTTCGGCAAGGTCACCGACGGCATGGACGTCGCCCTGACCATCGAGGTGGGCGACACCATGGAGCAGGTGCAGGTGACCGAGGTCCCCAAGGCCTGA
- a CDS encoding AMP-binding protein translates to MELNLPEIHEAIARVVPDRDCIVHRDHHLSWAAVTDRTRRFAALLAFNGIGRNRRLADCEPWESPHDPVALYLHNGPEYLEAMLAAMKAGAAAVNVNYRYVADELRYVLDDSRARAIVYHEALSPVLAEVLDDLEHLDLLIRVPDGSGHDPLPQSIDWDDALDHADPGLPHEMVEQWSGDDLYLLYTGGTTGAPKGVCWRQADFLVSALGVRTRSGDEYDGIAPIVQRATGSTLRALPAPPFMHGAAHWNAISAWISGGTVVIQDRTDHLDAADLIDTCAREAVTALQIVGDSFARPLIEELRRRPRELPSLRFVTSGGAPLTERTADELLEVLPAITLTDVLGSSESGRQGTRSADVDHHGGESFTPSKGSVVLSEDRNRVLAPGEPELGWLAQGGRVPRGYLGDPEKTAQTFPVVDGLRYSVPGDRARLLDDGSIELHGRDSVTINTGGEKVFAEEVEAALKSHPEVDDAIVVGRRSPTWGQEVAAVVALRPGSAVTDDDLRAACAAHLARYKLPKTIVRCDQVVRSPAGKPDYGWARARVLEATDLTP, encoded by the coding sequence GTGGAGCTCAACCTCCCTGAGATCCACGAGGCGATCGCCCGGGTCGTTCCCGACCGCGACTGCATCGTGCACCGCGACCACCATCTGAGCTGGGCCGCGGTCACCGACCGGACCCGGCGTTTCGCCGCCCTTCTCGCCTTCAACGGAATCGGCCGCAACCGGCGGCTCGCCGACTGCGAGCCGTGGGAGTCACCGCACGACCCCGTCGCGCTCTACCTCCACAACGGGCCGGAGTACCTCGAGGCCATGCTGGCGGCGATGAAGGCCGGAGCAGCCGCGGTGAACGTCAACTACCGCTATGTCGCCGACGAGCTCCGCTACGTGCTCGACGACTCGCGGGCTCGAGCGATCGTCTACCACGAAGCTCTCAGTCCCGTGCTCGCCGAGGTGCTCGACGACCTCGAGCACCTCGACCTGCTCATCCGGGTCCCCGACGGATCGGGCCACGACCCCTTGCCGCAGAGCATCGACTGGGACGATGCGCTCGACCACGCCGACCCCGGCCTTCCCCACGAGATGGTCGAGCAGTGGAGCGGCGACGATCTGTACCTGCTCTACACCGGGGGAACGACCGGTGCGCCCAAGGGTGTGTGCTGGCGTCAGGCCGACTTCCTCGTCTCGGCGCTCGGTGTGCGGACCCGCTCCGGCGACGAGTACGACGGGATCGCCCCCATCGTCCAGCGGGCCACAGGATCAACGCTCCGTGCCCTCCCGGCACCCCCGTTCATGCACGGCGCTGCGCACTGGAACGCCATCAGCGCCTGGATCAGCGGCGGAACGGTGGTCATCCAGGACCGCACCGATCACCTCGATGCCGCCGACCTGATCGACACGTGCGCCCGCGAGGCGGTCACGGCGCTGCAGATCGTGGGCGACTCCTTCGCCCGACCACTGATCGAGGAGCTGCGTCGGCGACCACGCGAGCTTCCTTCCCTGAGGTTCGTGACCAGTGGCGGCGCTCCCCTCACCGAGCGGACCGCCGATGAGCTGCTCGAGGTCCTCCCCGCGATCACCCTCACCGATGTCCTCGGGTCCTCCGAGAGCGGTCGGCAAGGCACCCGGTCCGCCGACGTCGACCACCACGGCGGAGAGAGCTTCACCCCGTCGAAGGGCTCGGTCGTGCTGTCCGAGGACCGGAACCGGGTGCTCGCGCCCGGAGAGCCGGAGTTGGGATGGCTGGCCCAGGGCGGGCGCGTGCCTCGCGGATACCTCGGTGACCCCGAGAAGACCGCGCAGACCTTTCCGGTCGTCGACGGTCTCCGCTACTCGGTACCCGGCGACCGTGCCCGGCTGCTCGACGATGGCAGCATCGAGTTGCACGGGCGCGACTCGGTCACCATCAACACCGGCGGCGAGAAGGTGTTCGCCGAGGAGGTCGAGGCCGCCCTCAAGTCCCACCCCGAGGTCGACGATGCCATCGTTGTCGGACGTCGGTCGCCCACCTGGGGCCAGGAGGTCGCCGCGGTGGTGGCGCTCCGTCCCGGTTCAGCGGTCACCGACGACGACCTGCGCGCCGCCTGTGCCGCCCACCTGGCTCGCTACAAGTTGCCCAAGACCATCGTGCGGTGCGACCAGGTGGTCCGGAGCCCTGCGGGCAAGCCCGATTACGGGTGGGCCCGAGCGCGGGTGCTCGAGGCCACCGACCTCACTCCTTGA